A window from Rhizobium sp. BG4 encodes these proteins:
- a CDS encoding CDP-alcohol phosphatidyltransferase family protein — MTETGDRRPLTSRNSWWAQSIARWLAGKSVTPNQISQASIFAAALAGLFFYFAGQETGSARIVFLLFAALSCQLRLLCNLFDGMVAVEGGKAAADGPFWNEFPDRAADILIFAGIGLGIGYPGLGWAAAAFAVLTAYVRELGRASGQGADFSGPMAKQHRMATVTAAAVLSIVEPLAGLHNDILWAALWIVSIGAAFTALRRSRNLIRSMKGRV; from the coding sequence GTGACCGAGACCGGAGACCGCCGTCCGCTGACGAGCCGCAACAGCTGGTGGGCGCAGTCGATCGCGCGCTGGCTCGCCGGAAAATCGGTCACGCCGAACCAGATCTCGCAGGCGAGCATCTTTGCTGCGGCGCTCGCCGGTCTGTTCTTCTATTTCGCGGGACAGGAGACGGGCTCCGCCCGCATCGTCTTCCTGCTTTTCGCAGCGCTCTCGTGCCAGCTCCGCCTGCTCTGCAACCTGTTCGACGGCATGGTCGCCGTCGAGGGCGGCAAGGCGGCGGCCGACGGGCCATTCTGGAACGAGTTTCCGGATCGCGCCGCCGATATCCTGATCTTTGCCGGCATCGGTCTCGGCATCGGCTATCCCGGCCTCGGCTGGGCTGCGGCCGCCTTCGCGGTGTTGACCGCCTATGTCCGCGAACTCGGTCGCGCTTCGGGGCAGGGCGCCGATTTCTCCGGCCCGATGGCCAAGCAGCATCGCATGGCAACGGTCACCGCCGCCGCCGTGCTATCGATTGTCGAACCGCTCGCCGGGCTTCACAACGACATCTTGTGGGCAGCGCTCTGGATCGTCTCCATCGGCGCCGCATTCACGGCGCTGAGACGCAGCCGCAATCTGATCCGCTCGATGAAGGGCCGGGTCTGA
- a CDS encoding M20 aminoacylase family protein, whose protein sequence is MTPDSTLAALAEEAKGWRRTIHQHPELLFDLPKTSALVTEKLREFGCDEVVTGLATSGVVAVINGSRGAGKTIALRCDMDALPMSEQTNLPYASKVENMMHACGHDGHTAMLLATAKHLAANRDFAGKAVLIFQPAEEGGGGGRVMIEEGVLERFGIEEVYGMHNEPGLAVGSFAIRSGPLMAGGDRFVITINGKGGHAASPHLSHDPVVVMAHMISALQSIASRFTDPFDPVVVSITYVNGGSDRALNVIPPAVKIGGTIRTMQPKTRKAVEARFRDVVTMTAKAFAAEAEIDWRPGYPVTVNDAEKTKVAVSAARRVAGDGRVDDNYPPTMGSEDFSYMLEKRPGAFIWLGNGDSADLHNPAYDFNDGAIIHGVNYWLALVAQQLAPAAK, encoded by the coding sequence ATGACGCCCGATTCCACCCTCGCCGCCCTTGCTGAAGAAGCCAAGGGATGGCGCCGCACCATCCACCAGCACCCGGAGCTGCTTTTCGATCTGCCGAAGACATCGGCGCTGGTGACCGAGAAGCTGAGGGAATTCGGCTGCGATGAAGTGGTCACCGGTCTTGCCACATCCGGCGTCGTGGCCGTCATCAACGGTTCGCGCGGCGCGGGAAAGACGATTGCGCTCCGCTGCGATATGGACGCCCTGCCGATGTCGGAGCAGACGAACCTTCCCTATGCCTCCAAGGTCGAGAACATGATGCATGCCTGCGGCCATGACGGGCACACGGCCATGCTGCTTGCGACCGCCAAGCATCTCGCCGCCAATCGCGACTTCGCCGGCAAGGCCGTCCTGATCTTCCAGCCGGCTGAAGAAGGTGGCGGCGGCGGCCGGGTGATGATCGAGGAAGGCGTGCTCGAGCGCTTCGGCATCGAGGAAGTCTATGGCATGCATAATGAGCCGGGTCTCGCGGTCGGTTCCTTTGCGATCCGCAGCGGCCCGCTGATGGCCGGCGGCGACCGCTTCGTCATCACCATCAACGGCAAGGGTGGCCATGCCGCCTCTCCGCATCTCAGCCACGACCCCGTCGTCGTCATGGCGCATATGATTTCCGCGCTGCAGTCGATCGCCTCGCGCTTCACCGATCCCTTCGATCCGGTTGTCGTGTCGATCACCTATGTCAACGGCGGCAGCGACCGGGCGCTGAACGTCATCCCGCCCGCTGTCAAGATCGGCGGCACGATCCGCACCATGCAGCCGAAGACCCGCAAGGCCGTCGAGGCCCGCTTCCGCGACGTGGTCACCATGACCGCCAAGGCCTTTGCCGCCGAGGCCGAGATCGATTGGCGCCCGGGCTATCCTGTGACCGTCAACGATGCCGAGAAGACCAAGGTCGCCGTATCGGCCGCCCGCCGCGTTGCCGGCGACGGCCGCGTCGACGACAACTATCCACCGACCATGGGTTCGGAAGACTTCTCGTACATGCTGGAGAAGCGTCCGGGCGCCTTCATCTGGCTCGGCAACGGCGACAGCGCCGACCTGCACAACCCGGCCTATGATTTCAACGATGGCGCCATCATTCACGGCGTCAATTACTGGCTGGCGCTGGTCGCGCAGCAGCTGGCGCCCGCAGCGAAATAA
- a CDS encoding Ldh family oxidoreductase: MTDTSTLTLAELEARVVAIFRKAGMNAIQAAAVTRVITAGERDACKSHGIYRIEGVLRTIKAGKVTPDAVPEVQPQPEQSAIVKVNARGGFANPAFELGLPLLAERARTSGLAALVINDCTHFSALWPEVEAVAAEGLAAIVMCPSYATVAPAGGNKPLLGTNPLAFGWPRPDKTPYVYDFATSVAARGEIELHRRAGKKLPEGWAIDANGEPTIEPEAALAGAMLPFGGHKGSAISTMVELLAGIMIGDLTSPEVLDYLGTTTLAPRHGELVLAFSPKAFAAGRTGDPFARAELLFEAIAGQGARLPSQRRYTARVKSLAEGIVLTKAEIEQLDRQLALGLDSVG; encoded by the coding sequence ATGACCGACACTTCCACATTGACCCTCGCCGAGCTCGAAGCCCGCGTCGTGGCGATTTTCCGCAAGGCCGGGATGAATGCCATCCAGGCAGCGGCCGTCACCCGGGTGATCACCGCGGGCGAGCGCGATGCCTGCAAATCGCACGGCATCTACCGTATCGAAGGCGTGCTGCGCACCATCAAGGCGGGCAAAGTGACGCCGGACGCAGTGCCCGAAGTCCAGCCGCAGCCGGAGCAGTCGGCGATCGTCAAGGTCAATGCCAGGGGCGGCTTTGCCAATCCGGCTTTCGAACTCGGCCTGCCGCTGCTTGCCGAACGCGCCCGGACCTCCGGCCTCGCAGCCCTCGTCATCAACGACTGCACCCATTTCTCCGCACTCTGGCCTGAGGTCGAGGCTGTCGCCGCCGAGGGCCTGGCGGCGATCGTCATGTGCCCGAGCTATGCGACGGTGGCACCGGCCGGCGGCAACAAGCCGCTGCTCGGCACCAACCCGCTCGCCTTCGGCTGGCCGCGTCCGGACAAGACGCCTTACGTCTACGACTTCGCCACCTCGGTCGCCGCCCGCGGCGAGATCGAGCTTCATCGGCGCGCCGGCAAGAAACTGCCGGAGGGTTGGGCGATCGATGCAAATGGCGAGCCGACGATCGAGCCGGAAGCCGCCCTTGCCGGGGCCATGCTGCCCTTCGGCGGCCACAAGGGTTCGGCGATCAGCACCATGGTCGAACTGCTCGCCGGCATCATGATCGGCGATCTGACCAGCCCCGAAGTGCTCGACTATCTCGGCACGACGACGCTGGCCCCGCGCCACGGCGAACTCGTCCTCGCCTTCTCACCGAAGGCCTTCGCCGCCGGCCGCACGGGCGATCCCTTCGCTCGCGCCGAACTGCTCTTCGAAGCCATCGCCGGCCAGGGCGCCCGCCTGCCGTCACAGCGGCGCTATACGGCACGCGTGAAGTCGCTTGCCGAGGGGATTGTGCTGACCAAGGCCGAGATCGAGCAGCTTGATCGTCAGCTGGCGCTTGGTTTGGATTCTGTCGGTTAA
- a CDS encoding dihydrodipicolinate synthase family protein produces MKAKIFSGVIPALMTPCKKDRTPDFDQLVRKGKQLIADGMSAVVYCGSMGDWPLLSDEQRMEGVERLVKAGVPVIVGTGAVNTASAVAHAAHAQKVGAQGLMVIPRVLSRGSVIAAQKAHFKAILSAAPDLPAVIYNSPYYGFATRADLFFALRAEHSNLVGFKEFGGPADMRYAAENITSRDDGVSLMIGVDTAVFHGFVNCGATGAITGIGNVLPKEVITLCNLSQAAAKGDVDARQRAQELEQALAVLSSFDEGPDLVLFFKHMMVLKGDEEYTLHFNESDVLSDSQRGYVESQFKLFNSWYAEWSKLPGAVAKYKA; encoded by the coding sequence ATGAAGGCCAAGATCTTTTCCGGCGTCATCCCGGCGCTCATGACCCCCTGCAAGAAGGACCGCACGCCTGATTTCGATCAGCTGGTGCGCAAGGGCAAGCAGCTGATCGCCGACGGTATGTCGGCCGTCGTCTATTGCGGCTCCATGGGCGACTGGCCGCTTCTCAGCGACGAGCAGCGCATGGAAGGCGTCGAGCGCCTGGTCAAGGCCGGCGTCCCGGTCATCGTCGGCACCGGTGCGGTCAACACGGCATCCGCCGTCGCCCATGCCGCGCATGCCCAGAAAGTCGGCGCCCAGGGCCTGATGGTCATCCCGCGTGTCCTGTCCCGCGGCTCGGTCATCGCAGCCCAGAAGGCGCACTTCAAGGCGATCCTCTCGGCAGCTCCGGATCTGCCGGCTGTCATCTACAACAGCCCCTACTATGGCTTTGCCACCCGCGCCGACCTGTTCTTCGCCCTGCGCGCCGAGCATTCCAACCTCGTCGGCTTCAAGGAATTCGGCGGCCCGGCGGATATGCGCTATGCGGCTGAAAACATCACCAGCCGCGACGACGGTGTTTCGCTGATGATCGGCGTCGACACGGCCGTCTTCCACGGCTTCGTCAATTGCGGCGCGACAGGTGCCATCACCGGCATCGGCAACGTCCTGCCGAAGGAGGTCATCACGCTGTGCAACCTTTCCCAGGCTGCCGCCAAGGGTGACGTCGACGCCCGCCAGCGCGCCCAGGAACTGGAACAGGCACTCGCCGTTCTCTCTTCCTTCGACGAAGGCCCGGATCTCGTGCTGTTCTTCAAGCACATGATGGTGCTGAAGGGCGACGAGGAATACACGCTGCACTTCAACGAAAGCGACGTGCTCAGCGACAGCCAGCGCGGCTATGTCGAGAGCCAGTTCAAGCTGTTCAACAGTTGGTACGCTGAGTGGAGCAAGCTTCCGGGTGCGGTGGCGAAGTATAAGGCCTGA
- a CDS encoding GntR family transcriptional regulator, producing the protein MTETDPASVPERKRGSGVKMVYEVLRDEILDLVLPPGSPIDEVQLAERFGMSRTPIREALVRLSGEGLIDTLPNRSTMVANIDFLNMHTFFDALVLMYRVTTRLAAQYHRPEDLRAIRAEQARFTAAAEAQDALAMIATNAALHAAIAEAGRNPYYISLFNRLLDEGRRILRLYYQSYGDRLPQQFVDEHEDMIAAIEARDIDTADRLAKAHAEQIVAQIQTLFSRNQRHDIDL; encoded by the coding sequence ATGACCGAAACCGACCCGGCCTCCGTACCCGAGCGCAAACGCGGCTCAGGCGTGAAGATGGTCTATGAAGTGCTGCGCGACGAGATCCTCGATCTTGTGCTGCCGCCGGGTAGCCCGATCGACGAGGTGCAGCTTGCCGAGCGCTTCGGCATGTCGCGCACGCCGATCCGCGAGGCGCTGGTGCGGCTTTCGGGCGAGGGGCTGATCGATACGCTGCCGAACCGCTCGACGATGGTGGCGAATATCGATTTCCTCAACATGCACACTTTCTTCGATGCGCTGGTGCTGATGTACCGGGTGACGACGCGGCTTGCGGCGCAGTATCATCGCCCGGAGGATCTGAGGGCGATCCGGGCCGAGCAGGCGCGTTTCACCGCTGCCGCCGAGGCGCAGGATGCGCTGGCGATGATCGCCACCAACGCTGCGCTGCACGCGGCGATCGCCGAGGCCGGACGCAATCCCTATTACATCAGCCTGTTCAACCGGCTGCTCGACGAGGGGCGCCGCATCCTCAGGCTTTACTATCAGTCTTATGGCGACCGGCTGCCGCAGCAATTCGTCGACGAGCACGAGGACATGATCGCCGCCATCGAGGCCCGGGACATCGATACCGCCGACCGGCTGGCCAAGGCGCATGCCGAGCAGATCGTCGCCCAGATACAGACACTATTCTCGCGAAATCAGCGGCACGATATCGATTTGTGA
- a CDS encoding DMT family transporter, with protein sequence MKPSSATAAAGNVIMTGIVFMLVGDMLFALNDAMGKWLVASFAVGQVLVIRSVGAFIVLGPMIARQGPGALFRVERKPLHLMRVLMTTCDVGLFYAAVAYLPLADVMTFYMAGPIYVAALSHFFLGEKIGWRRWLAVFVGFVGVIIALRPSSAMLSLPSLFGLAGSLSFALTLVMNRYLRSTSDTTLVTWQTLAALATGIAVVLLTGDWRQASMIDWGGMLLLGVVATCAHLLITRALKLAPASLLAPLQYTLLLWAIVLGYVFFSDVPDAQIIVGAVIIVFAGLFIFHRKNLKETVPEEAVPVDGH encoded by the coding sequence ATGAAACCGAGTTCAGCGACGGCGGCAGCCGGAAACGTCATCATGACAGGCATCGTCTTCATGCTGGTCGGCGATATGCTTTTCGCGCTGAACGACGCGATGGGCAAATGGCTGGTGGCGAGCTTCGCGGTCGGTCAGGTGCTTGTCATTCGCTCCGTCGGCGCCTTCATCGTGCTCGGGCCGATGATTGCCCGCCAGGGGCCGGGCGCGCTGTTCCGGGTCGAGCGGAAACCGCTCCATCTGATGCGGGTGCTGATGACCACCTGCGATGTCGGCCTCTTCTATGCGGCGGTCGCCTATCTGCCGCTTGCCGATGTCATGACCTTCTATATGGCCGGGCCGATCTACGTCGCGGCGCTGTCGCATTTCTTCCTGGGTGAAAAGATCGGCTGGCGGCGCTGGCTCGCGGTCTTCGTCGGCTTTGTCGGCGTCATCATTGCGCTGCGTCCCTCCTCGGCGATGCTGTCGCTGCCGTCGCTCTTCGGCCTGGCCGGCAGTCTCTCCTTCGCGCTGACGCTCGTCATGAACCGCTATCTGCGCTCCACCAGCGACACGACGCTGGTGACCTGGCAGACACTTGCGGCGCTGGCGACCGGTATCGCCGTGGTGCTCCTGACCGGCGACTGGCGGCAGGCGAGCATGATCGACTGGGGCGGCATGCTGCTTCTCGGCGTCGTTGCCACCTGCGCGCATCTGCTGATTACCCGGGCGCTGAAACTCGCGCCCGCTTCGCTTCTCGCACCGCTGCAATATACGCTGCTGCTCTGGGCGATCGTGCTTGGCTATGTCTTCTTCAGCGACGTGCCGGATGCGCAGATCATCGTCGGCGCTGTCATCATCGTGTTTGCGGGCCTCTTCATCTTCCACCGCAAGAACCTGAAAGAGACGGTCCCCGAGGAAGCGGTGCCGGTCGACGGCCACTGA